A part of Desulfobacter sp. genomic DNA contains:
- a CDS encoding DUF721 domain-containing protein has protein sequence MSNNQNKNNLIHISDILTRALGKYRPAQDTSMTRIWETWDNAVGAPIAMNAKPEAFKDGTLSVNVSSSAWIHQLKFLEKEMISNLNTHLDKQLIKQIRFKIGKIHS, from the coding sequence GTGAGCAATAACCAGAATAAAAATAATCTGATACATATCAGCGACATCCTGACCCGTGCCCTGGGCAAATACAGGCCGGCGCAGGATACAAGCATGACCCGAATATGGGAAACCTGGGACAATGCTGTCGGCGCCCCCATTGCCATGAACGCAAAACCCGAAGCTTTTAAGGACGGAACACTTTCGGTAAATGTATCCAGTTCCGCCTGGATCCACCAATTAAAGTTCCTGGAAAAAGAAATGATTTCCAATCTAAACACCCACCTGGACAAGCAACTCATCAAGCAAATACGGTTCAAAATTGGAAAAATACACAGTTGA
- the tolR gene encoding protein TolR has product MQLGGDNGQFMSEINVTPFVDVMLVLLIIFMVAAPMMVQGVDVDLPRATSEALPSDEESLIVAIDDGSRVYINDMEVSAAFLTEKLGAVLENLDKRKVYLKADKKVPYGVVVNVMGKIKNAGVESLGMITLPDEEEGR; this is encoded by the coding sequence ATGCAGCTGGGAGGGGATAACGGCCAGTTTATGTCGGAAATAAACGTCACTCCTTTTGTGGATGTGATGCTGGTTCTGCTGATTATTTTTATGGTTGCGGCCCCCATGATGGTACAGGGGGTGGATGTGGATCTGCCCAGAGCAACCTCCGAGGCCCTGCCTTCGGATGAAGAGAGCCTGATTGTGGCCATCGACGACGGATCCAGGGTCTATATCAACGATATGGAAGTCAGTGCAGCCTTTCTGACCGAAAAACTAGGGGCGGTGCTGGAGAATCTGGATAAAAGAAAGGTCTATCTCAAAGCCGACAAAAAAGTGCCCTACGGGGTGGTGGTGAACGTGATGGGCAAAATTAAAAATGCAGGCGTTGAAAGCCTGGGAATGATCACCCTGCCCGATGAAGAAGAAGGCCGCTGA
- a CDS encoding zinc ribbon domain-containing protein: MPVYEYQCKECGHIEEAFQKISEPPLEICPQCKGSLKKLISQSSFHLKGSGWYVTDYGGAKSGTNSGGTKEKTASKSENTASKSGVSK, translated from the coding sequence ATGCCTGTTTATGAGTACCAATGCAAGGAATGCGGACATATTGAAGAAGCATTCCAGAAAATTTCTGAGCCCCCCCTTGAGATCTGCCCCCAGTGTAAAGGCAGCCTCAAAAAGCTGATTTCCCAAAGTTCCTTTCATCTGAAAGGTTCCGGATGGTATGTGACGGATTACGGCGGGGCAAAATCCGGTACCAATTCCGGTGGCACCAAAGAAAAAACTGCAAGCAAATCAGAGAATACAGCTTCCAAATCCGGCGTTTCCAAATAA
- a CDS encoding AURKAIP1/COX24 domain-containing protein → MGSVIKKRRKKMRKHKHRKLLAKTRHQRKKK, encoded by the coding sequence TTGGGTAGCGTAATCAAGAAGAGAAGAAAAAAAATGCGCAAGCATAAACATAGAAAACTCCTCGCAAAGACCAGACATCAGAGAAAGAAAAAATAA
- a CDS encoding PEP-CTERM sorting domain-containing protein, whose protein sequence is MRSKQFFYLILCVFILTGVASATSYNFDAGTAGFSTFGTATSYSGAVQLTAPSTSQIGSIFLDTKLNATSFDVSFDFFISEPNRPFCGDGLTFAWVQNKGLGGGGGYLGFEGLNGYMVEVDTYWNEPYNDGVEYYLDRASHIAVGQSVMTPLSLSETPDMVNTGWHHADIVFNNGSIQVLMDGTKYIDYVISGYAGFDAYFGFTGSTGASYSRQLIDNFEITVGQTPIPEPSTIILFGIGLLGLAGISRKKDHN, encoded by the coding sequence ATGCGAAGTAAACAATTCTTTTACTTGATTTTATGTGTTTTCATCTTAACGGGAGTCGCCTCTGCAACATCGTATAATTTTGATGCAGGGACAGCAGGGTTTAGTACTTTTGGTACAGCAACTTCATATTCAGGGGCTGTTCAGTTGACAGCGCCATCAACAAGCCAAATCGGAAGTATTTTTTTAGATACAAAACTAAATGCCACCAGCTTTGATGTTAGTTTTGATTTTTTTATTAGTGAGCCCAATCGGCCTTTTTGTGGAGACGGGTTAACTTTTGCCTGGGTGCAAAATAAAGGGCTCGGTGGCGGTGGCGGTTACTTGGGCTTTGAAGGGTTGAATGGCTATATGGTGGAAGTTGATACCTATTGGAATGAGCCATACAATGACGGGGTGGAATATTACCTGGATCGGGCAAGCCACATTGCTGTTGGGCAAAGTGTAATGACGCCGTTAAGCCTTAGTGAAACGCCTGATATGGTCAATACCGGTTGGCACCATGCGGATATTGTATTTAATAATGGCAGTATCCAAGTCCTTATGGATGGTACTAAGTATATTGACTATGTAATTAGTGGGTATGCTGGCTTTGATGCCTATTTTGGTTTTACTGGATCAACAGGCGCCTCATATTCAAGGCAATTGATAGATAATTTTGAAATCACAGTGGGTCAAACGCCCATTCCAGAGCCTAGTACAATTATTTTATTTGGTATTGGTCTTTTAGGTCTTGCAGGGATCTCCAGAAAAAAAGATCATAATTAA
- a CDS encoding methyltransferase — protein MEKYTVESLFDGRLRLRQPQNGYRYTLDPILLCSHVRPGKTEKILDAGCGCGIIPLVIGTRHPNTTITGVEIQRELAELAHVNITQNHMTDRIRIINKDILELTKSDAGAPFDMVISNPPYKKVNTGRINPNHQKAIARHEITLTISALFNAADNLLRPGGQIMIILPAERLFDLHQAMAGTSIRPVWIKSIHPSAKKNAIRIIACGAKNFKSSCRVLPPFILYDKDNNPTKEHRSIFNA, from the coding sequence TTGGAAAAATACACAGTTGAATCCCTGTTTGACGGCAGACTCAGGCTCCGCCAGCCCCAAAACGGATACCGGTATACCCTGGACCCCATCCTTTTGTGCAGCCATGTCCGACCGGGGAAAACGGAAAAGATCCTGGATGCCGGATGCGGATGCGGCATCATTCCCCTGGTAATAGGGACCAGACACCCCAACACAACCATCACCGGTGTTGAAATACAACGGGAACTGGCTGAACTGGCCCATGTAAATATCACCCAAAATCATATGACGGACAGAATCCGGATTATAAATAAAGACATTCTGGAATTGACAAAATCAGATGCCGGCGCCCCTTTTGACATGGTCATATCAAATCCCCCTTATAAAAAGGTAAACACCGGCCGCATAAACCCCAATCACCAGAAAGCCATTGCCAGACATGAAATAACCCTAACCATATCCGCCCTTTTCAACGCAGCGGACAACCTTCTCAGGCCCGGCGGACAGATCATGATCATACTCCCAGCGGAACGCTTATTCGACCTGCACCAGGCAATGGCCGGAACCTCCATACGGCCTGTATGGATAAAATCCATCCACCCATCAGCAAAAAAAAATGCCATACGGATCATTGCCTGCGGTGCAAAAAATTTCAAATCATCCTGCAGGGTTTTACCGCCATTCATCCTCTATGATAAAGATAACAACCCAACAAAAGAACACAGAAGCATATTTAATGCTTGA
- the hflK gene encoding FtsH protease activity modulator HflK produces MNWDWEKLRENQQKYEQRQGGGPGMPKPPQIDDLVNKFKGFRFPGVLFVGILLLALYLGSSTFFTVDRNEVGVIQRFGKYDRVVQPGLNFKLPTGIEKVTKVNVKTPETEEFGFKTYGSTGTYRTATDSSRQESSLMLTGDLNVAVVPWIVQYRRADPKEYLFNVKDVRSLLRNMSEATMRTVVGDRSINEVISSRAEIALAAKEMLQKEMDNAKAGISIVNIEMKKTNVPQPVQASFNEVNQATQEKEQTIYKAREEYNKAVPLARGEAQRLIKDAEGYAIDRVNRAQGDAAKFKSVYDAYAQAKDVTKKRMYLESMLEVLPKVGNKYIIDSDQKNLLPFLNMGDKAAGLPQDRFLQKGE; encoded by the coding sequence ATGAATTGGGATTGGGAAAAACTCAGGGAAAACCAGCAAAAGTATGAACAGAGGCAGGGGGGCGGCCCCGGCATGCCAAAGCCGCCCCAAATAGATGATCTTGTAAATAAATTTAAGGGGTTTAGATTCCCGGGCGTGCTTTTCGTCGGCATCCTGCTGCTGGCGCTGTATCTGGGGTCATCTACCTTTTTTACAGTGGACCGGAATGAGGTCGGGGTGATCCAGCGGTTCGGCAAGTATGACAGGGTTGTACAGCCGGGGCTGAATTTTAAATTGCCCACAGGCATTGAAAAGGTCACCAAGGTCAACGTTAAAACACCTGAAACAGAAGAGTTCGGGTTTAAAACCTATGGCAGTACAGGCACCTATCGGACGGCTACGGATTCCTCAAGGCAGGAATCTTCCCTGATGCTGACAGGGGATTTGAATGTGGCGGTGGTCCCCTGGATTGTTCAGTACCGCAGGGCAGATCCCAAAGAGTATCTGTTTAATGTAAAAGATGTCCGGTCGCTGCTCCGAAATATGTCGGAGGCCACCATGCGTACGGTTGTGGGCGACAGGAGTATCAATGAGGTGATTTCCAGCCGGGCGGAAATCGCCCTGGCTGCCAAGGAAATGCTCCAGAAAGAAATGGACAACGCCAAGGCCGGTATCAGTATCGTAAATATCGAGATGAAGAAGACCAACGTACCCCAGCCGGTGCAGGCGTCTTTCAATGAAGTCAACCAGGCCACCCAGGAAAAAGAGCAGACCATCTACAAGGCCAGGGAAGAATACAATAAGGCGGTCCCCCTGGCAAGGGGTGAAGCACAGCGGCTTATTAAGGATGCCGAAGGGTATGCCATTGACCGGGTGAACCGGGCCCAGGGTGATGCCGCCAAGTTTAAGTCGGTGTATGATGCCTATGCCCAGGCAAAAGATGTGACCAAAAAACGAATGTACCTTGAGTCCATGCTGGAAGTGCTGCCCAAGGTCGGAAACAAGTATATCATTGATTCGGATCAGAAAAACCTTCTTCCGTTTTTAAATATGGGCGACAAGGCGGCCGGGCTGCCCCAGGACAGATTTCTTCAGAAGGGTGAATAA
- the groES gene encoding co-chaperone GroES, producing the protein MSFRPLSDRILVERVEEDEKTKGGIIIPDTAKEKPAEGKVVATGNGRMGEDGKLLAMDVKVGDRVLFSKYGGTEVKIDGVDYLIMRQDDVLGVVD; encoded by the coding sequence ATGAGTTTCAGACCTCTGAGTGACAGAATTCTGGTAGAACGCGTTGAAGAAGATGAAAAAACCAAAGGCGGTATCATTATCCCCGATACAGCTAAGGAAAAACCTGCAGAAGGTAAAGTCGTCGCCACCGGCAACGGCCGTATGGGCGAAGACGGCAAGCTCCTTGCCATGGATGTAAAAGTAGGTGACCGCGTATTGTTCAGCAAATACGGCGGCACCGAAGTTAAAATCGACGGCGTTGACTATCTGATCATGCGCCAGGATGACGTTCTGGGCGTTGTGGACTAG
- the hflC gene encoding protease modulator HflC — protein sequence MNGNSVKIVVLAVIAVAVILFSGSVYVIDETQQVVVTQFGRIVGEAQKDPGIKFKIPFIQKANYFPKNLLEWDGDPGQVPTKDKTYIWVDTYARWRISDPIVYFQTVKDEFAALKRLDDIIDPAVRDLISSYPLVESVRNTDRPMDTFEAIAGMSNGENEDAPKQLVRYKVDLGRDEIARQIEKQAREKLAQFGIEVVDMKIKRINYIDSVRRSVYDRMIAERKQIAEKFRAEGRGEASKIRGEKERELQVIKSEAYKEAQTLKGKADAEATRIYAEAYGQDPEFYAFLKTMELYKKTLEKDSTMVLSTDSDLMKYLKGSDR from the coding sequence ATGAATGGAAATAGTGTTAAAATAGTGGTGCTGGCGGTGATTGCGGTTGCCGTAATTTTGTTTTCAGGATCTGTCTATGTGATAGATGAAACCCAGCAGGTGGTGGTGACACAGTTCGGGCGGATCGTGGGGGAAGCGCAAAAGGATCCGGGGATAAAATTTAAGATTCCTTTTATCCAGAAGGCCAATTATTTCCCGAAAAACCTGCTGGAATGGGATGGTGATCCCGGGCAGGTGCCCACAAAGGATAAAACCTATATATGGGTGGATACCTATGCACGGTGGCGGATTTCCGATCCCATTGTTTATTTTCAGACCGTAAAGGACGAATTTGCCGCGCTTAAACGTTTGGATGATATCATTGATCCGGCCGTCCGTGACCTGATTTCCTCCTATCCCCTGGTGGAGAGTGTGAGGAATACCGACCGTCCCATGGATACCTTTGAGGCCATCGCAGGAATGAGTAACGGTGAGAATGAAGATGCGCCCAAGCAACTGGTCCGGTATAAGGTGGATCTTGGCAGGGACGAGATCGCCAGGCAGATCGAAAAGCAGGCCAGGGAGAAGCTGGCCCAGTTCGGCATTGAAGTTGTGGATATGAAGATTAAACGGATCAACTATATCGACAGCGTGCGGCGGTCTGTCTATGACAGGATGATCGCTGAAAGAAAGCAGATTGCCGAAAAATTCAGGGCGGAAGGCCGCGGGGAGGCAAGTAAAATCCGGGGTGAAAAGGAACGGGAGCTTCAGGTGATCAAATCAGAAGCATACAAGGAGGCCCAGACCCTAAAGGGTAAGGCGGATGCCGAAGCGACCCGCATCTATGCCGAGGCTTACGGCCAGGATCCTGAGTTCTACGCTTTTTTAAAGACCATGGAGTTGTACAAGAAGACGCTGGAAAAAGACAGCACCATGGTGTTGTCAACGGATTCGGATTTGATGAAGTATCTGAAGGGAAGCGATCGGTAA
- the groL gene encoding chaperonin GroEL (60 kDa chaperone family; promotes refolding of misfolded polypeptides especially under stressful conditions; forms two stacked rings of heptamers to form a barrel-shaped 14mer; ends can be capped by GroES; misfolded proteins enter the barrel where they are refolded when GroES binds), which translates to MAKEIKYDAKAREAMLKGVQALADAVVVTLGPKGRNVVIEKSWGSPNVTKDGVTVAKEIDLEDKFENMGAQMVKEVSSKTSDMAGDGTTTATVLARAIYEEGQKLVVAGNNPMGIKRGIDKAVARIVANLEELAKPTKDQNEIAQVGTISANNDTTIGNIIAEAMDKVGKEGVITVEEAKSMDTTLDVVEGMQFDRGYLSPYFATDTEKMVAALESPFVLICDKKVSSMKDLLPVLEEIAKTGKPLVIIAEDVEGEALATLVVNKLRGTLNVAAVKAPGFGDRRKAMLEDIAILTGGQVVSEDIGIKLENITLQDLGQAKSITIDKDNTTIVDGAGAREALEGRVKQIRAQIDETSSDYDREKLQERLAKLVGGVAVINVGAATETEMKEKKARVEDALNATRAAVEEGIVPGGGVALVRSIAALDGLDVEGEEKLGVEVIAKAIEWPLRKIADNAGVEGSVVINKVKEAEGAFGYNARTDVYEDLIEAGVIDPKKVVRFALQNAASVASVMLTTEAMIAEIPEENAGGGMPGGMPGGGMGGMPGMM; encoded by the coding sequence ATGGCTAAAGAAATTAAGTACGATGCCAAAGCACGTGAAGCGATGCTCAAAGGTGTTCAGGCCCTGGCCGACGCCGTTGTGGTAACCCTGGGCCCCAAGGGCAGAAACGTTGTTATTGAAAAATCCTGGGGTTCCCCCAACGTCACCAAAGACGGTGTGACCGTTGCCAAGGAAATCGATCTTGAAGACAAGTTCGAAAACATGGGCGCCCAGATGGTAAAAGAAGTCTCTTCCAAGACTTCTGATATGGCTGGTGACGGTACCACCACCGCCACTGTTCTTGCCCGTGCCATTTATGAAGAAGGCCAGAAACTGGTCGTTGCCGGCAACAACCCCATGGGTATTAAAAGAGGCATCGACAAGGCAGTTGCCAGAATCGTCGCCAACCTCGAAGAACTGGCCAAGCCCACCAAAGACCAGAATGAAATCGCCCAGGTCGGTACCATCTCCGCCAACAACGACACCACCATCGGTAACATTATTGCCGAAGCCATGGACAAGGTCGGCAAAGAAGGTGTTATCACCGTTGAAGAAGCCAAATCCATGGACACTACCCTGGACGTTGTAGAAGGTATGCAGTTTGACCGCGGTTACCTGTCTCCCTACTTTGCAACCGATACCGAAAAAATGGTTGCCGCCCTGGAAAGCCCCTTTGTCCTGATCTGCGACAAAAAAGTTTCTTCCATGAAAGACCTGCTGCCGGTCCTCGAGGAAATTGCCAAGACCGGCAAGCCGCTGGTTATCATCGCAGAAGACGTTGAAGGCGAAGCACTGGCTACCCTGGTTGTGAATAAGCTGCGCGGTACCCTGAACGTTGCTGCCGTTAAGGCCCCCGGTTTTGGCGACAGAAGAAAAGCCATGCTGGAAGATATCGCCATCCTCACCGGTGGCCAGGTGGTTTCCGAAGATATCGGAATCAAACTGGAAAACATTACCCTCCAGGATCTGGGTCAGGCCAAATCCATCACCATCGACAAAGACAACACCACCATCGTTGACGGTGCCGGTGCCAGAGAAGCCCTGGAAGGCCGCGTAAAACAGATCCGTGCCCAGATCGACGAGACCTCTTCCGACTATGACCGCGAAAAACTCCAGGAAAGACTGGCCAAGCTGGTCGGCGGTGTTGCTGTCATCAACGTTGGTGCTGCCACCGAGACTGAAATGAAAGAGAAAAAGGCCCGCGTTGAAGATGCCCTGAACGCCACCCGCGCTGCTGTTGAAGAAGGCATCGTGCCTGGCGGCGGTGTTGCCCTGGTCAGAAGCATTGCAGCCCTTGACGGTCTGGATGTTGAAGGTGAAGAAAAACTGGGTGTTGAAGTCATTGCCAAAGCCATTGAATGGCCCCTGCGCAAGATTGCCGACAATGCCGGTGTTGAAGGCTCCGTTGTCATCAACAAGGTGAAAGAAGCTGAAGGCGCCTTCGGCTACAACGCCAGAACCGACGTTTACGAAGATCTCATCGAAGCCGGTGTTATCGATCCCAAGAAAGTGGTCCGGTTTGCCCTGCAGAATGCCGCTTCCGTTGCATCTGTCATGCTGACCACCGAAGCCATGATCGCTGAAATCCCCGAAGAGAATGCCGGCGGCGGAATGCCCGGCGGCATGCCCGGCGGCGGAATGGGCGGAATGCCCGGCATGATGTAA
- a CDS encoding TonB family protein produces the protein MVCILSLAVHLAFFAALIWFHDFDFLPPKPRVVRVDLVSLAPGPEIGEAMPEKVATQEPEPAKEAVSVKAKPLPEPDPEPVAAPTPVPVLKPEISLKSKPKNIKDLMAARKAKEKKAEKKKKTKLKPKAKKNPEKELEKARQALAQKVEAQNREQIDQALKRMQQAVAGQGRGLKKGPGLGAGTGRADPGPLEIYKMKIQLHVSKNWVFNETLAGMNQNLEVTVFVKILKSGEIRDISYETRSGNRYLDESAKKAIRRSNPLPELPKGMASYEVGLIFTPKGLK, from the coding sequence ATGGTGTGTATACTTTCCCTGGCAGTACACCTGGCATTTTTCGCTGCGCTGATATGGTTTCATGACTTTGATTTTCTGCCGCCCAAGCCCAGGGTGGTCCGGGTGGACCTGGTTTCACTGGCACCCGGGCCGGAGATCGGGGAAGCCATGCCGGAGAAGGTGGCAACCCAGGAGCCTGAACCGGCAAAAGAGGCTGTGAGCGTAAAAGCCAAGCCCCTGCCGGAACCTGACCCCGAGCCTGTGGCTGCCCCCACGCCGGTTCCGGTTCTCAAGCCGGAGATCAGTCTGAAATCGAAACCGAAAAATATCAAAGATCTCATGGCGGCCCGGAAGGCGAAGGAGAAAAAGGCTGAAAAGAAAAAGAAAACAAAACTGAAGCCCAAGGCCAAAAAAAATCCGGAAAAGGAATTGGAAAAAGCCAGGCAGGCCCTGGCACAAAAGGTGGAAGCCCAGAACAGGGAACAGATTGACCAGGCCCTTAAACGGATGCAGCAGGCCGTTGCCGGTCAAGGGCGGGGGCTTAAAAAAGGTCCGGGGCTCGGCGCGGGCACCGGCCGGGCAGATCCCGGGCCCCTTGAAATTTATAAAATGAAAATACAGCTTCATGTCAGCAAAAACTGGGTGTTTAATGAGACCCTTGCCGGCATGAACCAGAACCTTGAAGTAACAGTATTTGTAAAGATTTTAAAAAGCGGTGAAATCCGGGATATCTCCTATGAAACCCGCTCGGGGAACCGATATCTGGATGAATCCGCCAAAAAGGCGATCCGGCGGTCCAACCCCTTGCCTGAATTGCCGAAGGGCATGGCATCCTATGAGGTGGGGCTTATTTTTACCCCAAAGGGGCTCAAATAA
- the tolQ gene encoding protein TolQ: MTAESISLLYILNDAGPVVKFVMLLLLFFSIISWAIVFIKFRYIRRAYRESADFTEMFWQCRTLADAFNKAKALRASPVARIFMTAYMEVARSDGKEGQSLKNIEVSYFQAMGSVKRTLRRAINVEIRRLTQLVPFLATAGNTAPFIGLFGTVWGIMSTFQGIGLSGSASLAVVAPGISEALVATAAGLAVAIPAVIAYNYFTDRIRVLDSELQSFSSDLLNIIERDIQKKMEA, translated from the coding sequence ATGACCGCCGAATCCATCAGCCTGCTGTATATTCTCAACGATGCGGGGCCTGTTGTAAAATTTGTCATGCTTTTGCTGCTGTTCTTTTCCATTATTTCCTGGGCAATTGTGTTTATAAAATTCAGGTATATCCGCAGGGCATATAGGGAATCTGCCGATTTTACTGAGATGTTCTGGCAGTGCCGTACCCTGGCCGATGCCTTTAACAAGGCCAAGGCGCTGAGGGCCAGTCCGGTGGCCAGGATTTTTATGACGGCTTATATGGAGGTGGCCCGGTCCGACGGAAAAGAGGGACAGAGCCTGAAGAATATCGAAGTGTCCTATTTCCAGGCCATGGGCAGTGTGAAGCGGACCCTGCGCCGGGCCATCAATGTTGAAATCCGTCGGCTGACCCAGTTGGTCCCCTTTTTGGCCACGGCGGGCAATACCGCCCCTTTTATCGGCCTTTTCGGTACGGTATGGGGGATTATGAGCACGTTCCAGGGGATCGGCCTGTCCGGTTCCGCCAGTCTGGCCGTTGTTGCGCCGGGGATCTCCGAGGCCCTGGTGGCCACGGCCGCAGGCCTTGCAGTGGCCATCCCGGCCGTCATTGCATATAATTATTTTACCGACAGGATCCGGGTGCTGGATTCGGAACTTCAGAGTTTCTCTTCGGATCTGCTGAATATCATTGAACGGGACATCCAGAAGAAAATGGAGGCATAA
- a CDS encoding IS4 family transposase encodes MVRHASLFSQLVAFFNRNKFMNLVAKNKTERYSKGFKSWDHFVAMLFCQVAQAKSLREISGGLACCMGKLRHLGVSSAPSKSTLSYANKNRSWQLFQDLFYDTFEFCRKHSPGGHKFRFKNKLLSLDSTTISLCLSLFPWAEFRRTKGAVKLHLLLDHDGYLPSYAYISNGKNHESKYAKRFPLAPGSIITMDRGYNDYSLFASWTAQDVFFVTRLKTNAAYEVLSERELPLRRNILSDEMIKFTGHNARKACPFILRRIVVWDADNQREIILLTNHYKFGATTISSIYKDRWQIELFFKAIKQNLRIKTFVGTSENALYTQIWTALIAMLLIKFLQLKSKFGWSLSNLIAFLRWNLFSYRDLWKWLDKPFETVPTTPPPVQMELPFKRF; translated from the coding sequence ATGGTACGTCATGCGAGTCTGTTCAGTCAATTGGTAGCCTTTTTTAACCGTAATAAATTTATGAATCTGGTAGCGAAGAACAAAACAGAACGATATTCCAAGGGGTTCAAAAGCTGGGACCATTTTGTTGCTATGCTTTTCTGTCAAGTTGCCCAGGCAAAGAGCCTGAGGGAAATCAGTGGGGGCCTTGCCTGCTGCATGGGGAAACTGCGCCACCTCGGTGTATCCTCGGCGCCAAGTAAATCAACGTTGTCTTATGCTAATAAGAACCGCTCATGGCAGCTGTTTCAAGATCTTTTCTATGATACCTTTGAATTTTGTCGCAAACATTCACCTGGTGGTCACAAATTCAGGTTCAAAAACAAACTGCTTTCTTTGGACAGCACAACAATATCCTTGTGTCTCAGTCTTTTCCCCTGGGCAGAATTCCGTCGTACGAAAGGTGCCGTTAAACTTCATCTGCTACTGGATCATGATGGCTACCTGCCTTCCTATGCTTACATATCAAATGGCAAGAATCACGAATCCAAATATGCCAAAAGATTCCCGCTCGCACCAGGATCAATTATCACAATGGACCGTGGATATAACGATTACAGCCTGTTTGCTTCCTGGACAGCACAAGATGTATTTTTTGTGACCAGGCTGAAAACCAATGCAGCTTATGAGGTGTTATCAGAGCGTGAGCTACCTCTTCGGAGAAACATTCTCTCAGATGAAATGATCAAGTTTACCGGCCACAATGCCCGGAAAGCATGTCCATTCATATTGCGGAGAATCGTTGTTTGGGATGCGGATAACCAGCGGGAAATCATTTTGCTGACAAATCATTATAAATTCGGAGCAACCACCATCTCGTCTATCTATAAGGATCGCTGGCAAATCGAATTGTTTTTCAAGGCCATAAAACAGAATCTGAGAATCAAGACCTTTGTCGGAACGAGTGAGAATGCCTTGTACACACAGATTTGGACAGCATTAATTGCCATGCTGCTGATCAAATTTCTACAACTCAAATCAAAATTTGGTTGGTCTTTATCCAACTTGATCGCTTTTTTGAGATGGAACCTGTTCAGCTACAGGGATCTTTGGAAATGGCTCGATAAACCGTTTGAGACCGTGCCGACGACCCCACCGCCAGTACAGATGGAATTGCCTTTTAAAAGGTTCTGA